Proteins from one Mucilaginibacter jinjuensis genomic window:
- a CDS encoding DUF3820 family protein: protein MEPVQPDTSILIDILRTKMPYGKHKGILIVDLPVSYLEWMHSKGAMPAGRLGMMIATIHEIKINGMMAILYELKKRLTDTPQRRGDY from the coding sequence GTGGAACCAGTACAACCAGACACCTCTATTTTAATTGATATTTTACGCACTAAAATGCCCTATGGTAAACATAAGGGCATTTTAATTGTGGATCTGCCCGTCTCATACCTTGAGTGGATGCACAGCAAAGGCGCTATGCCTGCCGGCAGATTGGGTATGATGATCGCTACCATTCATGAAATTAAAATCAACGGCATGATGGCGATACTATATGAATTGAAGAAGCGATTAACTGATACTCCTCAAAGAAGAGGGGACTATTAG
- the corA gene encoding magnesium/cobalt transporter CorA: MSKNKRSRFKHKRMGEVGDAPGMVRIPDDALKPKITVYSYNEAEVVSSKGDDIGVILDQFAKCKNHTHWIKVNGLGDAALIEKMGELLKINPLVLEDITNTHQRPKFDEYEGYFFATSRIIELSAAQDEIFNTQFSVIVKDDLIISFQEHYNDCFEAVINRLNLSKGAIRTAGPAYMCYALMDTIIDTYFVVLADIGESLDTLEDRLYESADKTIMYDSQHMKRELIMMRKVSWPERDKINDMIRSDSPLITPEVKTYLRDAYDHCIHIMDVIDSYKEITTSIMDLYLSMVSNRMNEIMKVLTIISVIFIPLTFIAGIYGMNFARQDDKGHIIPDNMPELYMHHAYPIALAAMLLIAAGLVFIFWRKGWFNRL, encoded by the coding sequence ATGAGCAAAAACAAGAGATCACGTTTTAAGCATAAGCGCATGGGCGAAGTTGGCGATGCCCCAGGCATGGTACGCATACCAGATGACGCGCTTAAACCTAAAATTACCGTATATTCTTACAACGAAGCCGAGGTAGTATCGTCAAAAGGTGATGATATAGGCGTGATTCTCGATCAGTTTGCTAAATGCAAGAACCACACCCATTGGATTAAGGTTAACGGACTTGGTGATGCTGCCCTGATTGAAAAAATGGGTGAACTGTTAAAGATCAATCCATTGGTTTTGGAGGATATTACCAATACCCACCAACGCCCCAAATTTGATGAGTACGAAGGTTACTTTTTTGCTACCAGTCGTATTATCGAACTATCGGCAGCGCAGGATGAGATCTTTAATACGCAATTCTCTGTAATTGTAAAAGATGATTTGATCATCAGTTTCCAGGAGCATTATAATGATTGTTTTGAGGCTGTGATAAACAGGCTTAATTTAAGCAAAGGTGCCATTCGTACAGCGGGGCCTGCTTATATGTGCTATGCGCTGATGGATACCATTATTGATACTTATTTTGTTGTACTGGCAGATATTGGTGAATCGCTGGATACACTGGAAGACCGCCTTTACGAAAGTGCCGATAAAACCATTATGTACGATAGCCAGCACATGAAACGTGAGCTGATTATGATGCGTAAAGTAAGCTGGCCAGAGCGGGACAAGATTAATGATATGATCCGCAGCGATAGTCCGCTGATTACGCCCGAGGTTAAAACTTATCTGCGCGATGCTTACGACCATTGTATCCATATTATGGATGTTATTGATAGCTACAAAGAGATCACCACCAGTATTATGGACCTGTACCTATCAATGGTAAGCAACCGCATGAACGAGATTATGAAGGTGCTCACCATCATTTCGGTTATATTTATCCCCCTAACTTTCATAGCCGGTATTTACGGGATGAACTTTGCCCGCCAGGATGATAAAGGCCATATTATACCGGATAACATGCCCGAACTTTATATGCATCATGCCTACCCTATTGCATTGGCAGCTATGCTGTTAATAGCGGCTGGATTGGTGTTTATTTTTTGGAGAAAAGGGTGGTTTAATAGATTGTAA
- a CDS encoding PQQ-dependent sugar dehydrogenase: protein MKNKFLITSLLSTVAVVGLLSFTTPGKKHITTATPAGLKLPAGFKADVIAEGLGTTRHIAATPQGDIYVKSNFNARRNKDAKGITVLHDNGDGTTTIKAKFGDFSGTGVYIKNGYLYASSDEEVFRYKLNDKNEVIDPTKPERIVTGLISRHEHEAKAILLDNAGNLYVNIGAYSNSCQEKDRQKGSMGQKGCPILDSAAGIWQFKADKPDQHYKDGVRYATGLRNVVGMDWNTELNQLFVMQHGRDQLHDIFPDMFTVQQSALLPAECLYAIKPGDNAGWPYIYYDQQQHKKILAPEYGGDGKKTGGENAIDPAVAFPGHLAPNGLLFYTGNQFPARYKNGAFIAFHGSWNRAPEPQAGYFVVFQPFKDGKPFGDWEVFADNFAGSPENVASGRAEHRPCGLAQAADGSIYVTDDSKGFIYKISYKK, encoded by the coding sequence ATGAAAAACAAGTTTTTAATCACCTCATTATTATCGACGGTGGCTGTAGTCGGCCTGCTGTCGTTCACTACGCCAGGTAAAAAGCATATCACAACTGCTACACCCGCAGGACTTAAATTACCCGCAGGTTTTAAGGCAGATGTTATTGCTGAAGGCCTGGGCACTACCCGCCACATTGCCGCTACCCCCCAAGGCGACATTTATGTAAAAAGCAACTTTAACGCAAGGCGTAATAAAGATGCTAAAGGCATTACTGTTTTACACGATAACGGCGATGGTACTACTACCATCAAGGCCAAATTCGGTGATTTTAGCGGTACCGGCGTTTACATCAAAAACGGATACCTGTATGCTTCATCAGACGAGGAAGTTTTCCGTTATAAACTGAATGATAAGAACGAAGTAATAGATCCAACTAAACCAGAACGTATTGTGACCGGTTTAATAAGCCGTCATGAGCATGAGGCTAAGGCTATTTTGTTAGATAATGCAGGTAACCTGTATGTTAACATTGGTGCTTACTCAAACTCTTGTCAGGAAAAAGACCGTCAGAAAGGTTCAATGGGGCAGAAAGGTTGCCCTATCCTGGACTCGGCTGCCGGTATCTGGCAGTTTAAAGCTGATAAACCAGATCAGCATTATAAAGACGGCGTGCGTTATGCTACAGGCTTACGTAACGTAGTTGGTATGGACTGGAATACCGAGTTAAACCAACTCTTCGTAATGCAGCATGGCCGCGATCAGTTGCACGATATTTTCCCGGATATGTTTACCGTACAGCAATCAGCTTTATTACCTGCTGAATGTTTATATGCCATTAAACCAGGCGACAATGCCGGCTGGCCATATATCTATTACGATCAGCAGCAACACAAAAAGATCTTAGCTCCTGAGTATGGCGGCGATGGCAAGAAAACCGGCGGTGAAAACGCTATCGATCCTGCGGTTGCATTCCCTGGTCACCTGGCACCGAATGGTTTGTTGTTTTATACCGGCAACCAATTCCCTGCCAGATACAAAAATGGTGCGTTCATCGCTTTCCACGGCTCTTGGAACCGCGCACCAGAACCACAAGCTGGTTACTTTGTAGTTTTCCAACCGTTTAAGGATGGTAAACCTTTTGGCGACTGGGAAGTGTTTGCTGATAACTTTGCCGGATCACCAGAAAACGTTGCCTCTGGCCGCGCCGAGCATCGCCCATGCGGGTTAGCCCAGGCTGCAGATGGTTCTATTTATGTAACCGACGACTCTAAAGGTTTTATCTATAAAATATCATACAAAAAATAA
- the msrA gene encoding peptide-methionine (S)-S-oxide reductase MsrA produces the protein MINKFVFYIAGIMMLAGCANAQTSESGNGFAVVPQPKPGQEVATFGGGCFWAMSESMSELKGVDKVVAGFAGGSTKNPSYEDVCTKTTGHAEVAQVYFDPKVISYETLAEAFFYAHDPTELNYQGPDEGTDYRSIAFYRTPEQKATLEAVIKKVNDSRHYSKKIVTQVVPFKVFYPAEKYHQEYYKTHGDSPYIASVSEPKVMKMRAAMHAYLKPEYQK, from the coding sequence ATGATCAACAAATTTGTTTTCTATATAGCCGGCATTATGATGTTGGCCGGATGCGCTAATGCGCAAACTTCAGAAAGCGGCAATGGCTTTGCTGTTGTGCCCCAGCCTAAGCCGGGGCAGGAGGTGGCTACTTTCGGCGGCGGCTGTTTCTGGGCCATGAGTGAATCCATGTCCGAACTTAAAGGCGTAGATAAAGTTGTAGCAGGCTTTGCCGGTGGCAGTACTAAAAACCCAAGCTATGAGGATGTTTGTACCAAAACTACAGGTCACGCCGAAGTAGCGCAAGTATATTTCGATCCTAAAGTAATCAGTTACGAAACATTGGCTGAGGCTTTCTTTTACGCGCATGACCCTACCGAATTAAACTACCAGGGGCCGGATGAGGGTACTGATTATCGCTCTATCGCTTTCTATCGTACACCAGAGCAAAAGGCGACTTTAGAAGCCGTGATTAAAAAGGTGAATGATAGCAGGCATTACAGCAAAAAGATTGTAACCCAGGTTGTACCCTTCAAAGTGTTTTATCCCGCCGAAAAGTATCACCAGGAATATTATAAAACGCATGGCGATAGCCCATACATCGCATCAGTTTCTGAACCCAAGGTGATGAAAATGCGTGCAGCAATGCATGCTTATTTGAAGCCCGAGTATCAGAAATAA
- a CDS encoding aldo/keto reductase: MEKRELGKSGIKVAPFCFGGNVFGWTIDEPTSFKLLDAFIDSGLDFIDTADVYSYWAHNGVGGQSETIIGNWLKSRGKRNDVIIATKVGKPMGEGKKGLSAKYINQAVEDSLNRLQTDYIDLYQSHDDDQDTPLEETLETYDKLIKAGKVRAIGASNFTGARLQEALKVSKDNGFAAYQTLQPEYNLYERAGYENDLEPVILENNIGVITYFSLASGFLTGKYRSEDDLNKSKRGAGIKKYLNDRGHSILDALDEVASQYNATQAAVSLAWLIARPGITAPIASATSVEQLSEITKAVELNLSQDAIELLDKASKY; encoded by the coding sequence ATGGAAAAACGTGAATTGGGCAAATCGGGCATCAAGGTAGCGCCGTTTTGCTTTGGGGGTAATGTGTTCGGTTGGACCATTGATGAACCAACCTCATTTAAACTTTTAGACGCTTTTATTGATAGCGGTTTAGACTTTATTGATACGGCTGATGTATACTCTTACTGGGCACATAACGGCGTAGGCGGACAATCTGAAACCATTATTGGTAACTGGCTTAAAAGCCGTGGAAAACGCAATGATGTAATTATTGCCACTAAAGTGGGCAAGCCAATGGGTGAAGGCAAAAAAGGCTTATCGGCCAAATACATTAACCAGGCTGTTGAGGATTCATTAAACCGCTTACAGACTGATTATATCGACCTATATCAATCGCACGATGACGACCAGGATACGCCACTTGAAGAAACCCTGGAAACTTACGACAAGCTGATTAAAGCCGGTAAAGTACGTGCTATCGGTGCATCAAACTTTACTGGCGCACGTTTACAAGAAGCATTGAAGGTGAGTAAGGATAACGGCTTTGCTGCCTACCAAACCCTGCAACCCGAGTATAATTTATACGAACGTGCAGGCTATGAGAACGATCTGGAGCCGGTTATTCTCGAAAACAACATCGGTGTAATTACTTATTTCTCATTAGCCAGCGGTTTCTTAACCGGTAAATACCGTTCGGAAGATGATTTGAACAAAAGCAAACGTGGTGCAGGTATAAAAAAATACCTGAATGATCGTGGTCATAGTATTTTGGATGCTTTGGATGAAGTTGCAAGTCAATATAACGCTACTCAAGCAGCTGTATCTTTAGCATGGCTAATTGCCCGCCCGGGTATTACTGCGCCTATTGCAAGTGCTACCAGTGTAGAGCAGTTGAGCGAAATTACCAAAGCTGTTGAATTGAATTTATCGCAAGATGCAATTGAGCTTTTAGATAAAGCCAGCAAATATTAA
- a CDS encoding ABC transporter permease, translating to MDFYLTALLQGLCLSAIALGVYLSMKIFNIPDITTDGSYTLGGVVTATMLTHHQSLWITIPAVLVIGGIAGAATGLIHTKLKINALLAGILVMTALYSVNLTILGRSNVPLLNTASIFSLLNITSDSNQNSLVILLIIVILLVTMIGYLLKTDFGIAMRATGDSEQMIRAMGVNTDRMKITGLALANALTALSGFMMTQFQGFADINMGIGIVITGLGSVIIAETLINWFRITSVVWSLLMVIGGAVVFQLVLAVTLSIGIDANLLKLVTAVFVLLIVSLPRLSFRRQHV from the coding sequence ATGGATTTCTACCTCACCGCTTTATTGCAGGGTTTATGCCTGTCGGCCATTGCGCTGGGGGTATACCTTTCCATGAAGATCTTTAACATCCCCGATATTACTACGGATGGCAGTTATACCTTGGGTGGAGTGGTTACGGCTACCATGTTAACGCACCATCAATCGTTATGGATAACTATTCCGGCGGTATTGGTTATCGGTGGAATTGCAGGTGCAGCTACGGGTTTAATTCATACCAAATTAAAGATCAATGCATTATTGGCAGGGATATTAGTAATGACGGCTTTGTATTCTGTTAATTTGACTATTCTCGGTCGATCTAATGTGCCATTGCTTAATACGGCTTCGATATTCAGCTTATTGAATATAACATCAGACTCTAATCAGAATAGCTTAGTTATATTATTAATCATAGTCATTTTACTTGTTACGATGATTGGTTACCTGCTTAAAACAGATTTCGGTATTGCGATGCGTGCAACGGGCGACAGTGAGCAAATGATCCGCGCCATGGGTGTAAATACCGACCGGATGAAAATTACCGGGCTAGCCTTAGCCAATGCGCTAACTGCTTTAAGCGGTTTTATGATGACCCAGTTTCAAGGCTTTGCCGATATTAATATGGGGATAGGCATTGTAATTACAGGACTTGGCTCGGTTATTATTGCCGAAACGCTAATTAATTGGTTCCGCATTACATCTGTTGTTTGGAGCTTGTTAATGGTTATTGGCGGCGCTGTAGTATTTCAGTTAGTACTGGCTGTTACGTTAAGTATTGGTATTGATGCCAACCTGCTGAAATTAGTAACCGCTGTATTTGTATTATTAATTGTGAGTTTACCACGTTTATCATTCCGGAGGCAACATGTTTGA
- a CDS encoding MBL fold metallo-hydrolase, whose translation MIKKNNVNFFQVAQGVWGMKLMFVNVFMIANRRGVRKGWVLVDTGPQGSADKIIAMAETLFGVGTRPSAIILTHAHSDHSGSLEALLKHWKVPVYAHEYELPYLTGKSSYPPADPTVGGGIMSLFSVFFRRKPLKLGNKVKAIDMAESRIPELPEWRILATPGHSPGHISLFFPLNTTLIAGDAFTTTKSESAIYLLNSIKQLSGPPMYLTPDWESAKKSVVKLAALHPRIAVTGHGPIIRGHELREALDNLAENFDELAVPTSGRYVKQAALADETGVLYVPPFKANTKFVAATIITGLLAGFIIARQIHKSVA comes from the coding sequence ATGATTAAGAAGAATAATGTAAACTTTTTCCAGGTTGCGCAAGGCGTTTGGGGAATGAAACTAATGTTTGTAAACGTATTTATGATTGCCAATCGCCGTGGTGTAAGAAAGGGCTGGGTATTGGTTGATACCGGTCCGCAGGGTTCGGCTGATAAAATTATAGCGATGGCCGAAACACTGTTCGGTGTGGGGACAAGGCCTTCTGCAATAATACTAACGCATGCTCACTCAGATCACAGTGGTTCATTAGAAGCTCTATTAAAACACTGGAAAGTACCCGTTTATGCCCATGAATACGAATTACCATATTTAACCGGAAAATCCTCCTATCCGCCAGCCGACCCAACAGTTGGTGGCGGCATTATGAGTCTGTTTTCAGTATTCTTCCGCAGAAAACCATTAAAACTGGGTAATAAAGTTAAGGCGATTGATATGGCCGAAAGCCGGATCCCTGAACTACCCGAATGGAGGATCTTAGCTACACCAGGTCATTCGCCGGGTCATATTTCTTTATTTTTCCCGCTGAATACAACATTGATTGCGGGCGATGCTTTTACAACTACTAAATCAGAATCAGCCATTTACCTGCTCAACTCTATTAAACAGCTATCAGGCCCGCCAATGTATCTTACGCCCGATTGGGAATCGGCAAAGAAATCAGTTGTTAAACTGGCCGCTTTACATCCGCGTATAGCTGTAACCGGGCACGGACCCATTATACGTGGCCACGAATTGCGGGAAGCATTAGATAACCTGGCCGAAAACTTCGACGAGCTTGCTGTGCCAACCAGCGGGCGTTATGTAAAGCAAGCTGCCCTGGCGGATGAAACAGGCGTTTTGTATGTACCGCCATTTAAAGCCAATACTAAATTTGTTGCCGCAACCATCATTACTGGTTTACTGGCCGGATTTATAATTGCCCGGCAGATACATAAATCGGTAGCATAG
- a CDS encoding ABC transporter substrate-binding protein: MKQIFKLAPLLFVLGLAACKQNAPKGVPVVGFVDAFEDATISQARVGFTDALKQNGFSEDKKTVEIKYSNAEGSIPTLTQIVNQFVSNKVDLLATCTTLASVTASQKTKTIPVFMMVSPTLERAHLIPADGKAPTNLFGAVEDLQYIDTSFALIPKILKPKSGKLVVGMIYNQSEPQSADALARIQSLAKGLNVTIVALPVNSSADAQLVTQSLLSKNIDAFFANPDNTVFASFETILKSCNEKNVPIFTSEAGLVQRGAVAAFGADIYQWGFQAGLQAAQYLKTHSTAGLKLEMVKIRKRVYNPAVAAKYHLTIPPNFQAVK, translated from the coding sequence ATGAAGCAGATTTTTAAGTTAGCCCCATTACTATTTGTTTTAGGCCTTGCAGCATGCAAGCAAAACGCACCCAAAGGCGTACCTGTTGTTGGTTTTGTTGATGCTTTTGAGGATGCAACCATTTCACAAGCCCGTGTTGGTTTCACCGATGCACTAAAGCAAAATGGTTTTAGTGAAGATAAAAAGACAGTCGAAATTAAATATAGCAATGCAGAAGGGAGCATCCCAACTTTAACCCAGATTGTTAACCAGTTTGTAAGCAATAAGGTTGATCTGCTGGCTACCTGCACTACTTTGGCCTCGGTTACGGCATCGCAAAAAACTAAAACAATCCCAGTATTTATGATGGTTTCGCCAACGCTGGAGCGTGCCCACTTAATACCTGCCGATGGTAAAGCACCAACCAATTTGTTTGGTGCTGTTGAAGATCTGCAATACATTGATACCTCATTCGCCCTGATACCTAAAATTCTGAAACCCAAATCAGGTAAACTGGTGGTAGGGATGATCTATAATCAGTCAGAACCACAATCAGCCGATGCTTTGGCACGGATCCAGTCTCTGGCTAAAGGTTTAAATGTTACGATCGTGGCATTACCCGTTAATTCATCTGCCGATGCACAACTGGTTACCCAATCACTGTTAAGCAAAAACATCGATGCCTTTTTTGCCAATCCTGATAATACGGTATTCGCATCATTCGAAACTATCCTGAAAAGCTGTAATGAAAAAAACGTACCGATTTTTACCAGCGAAGCCGGTTTAGTACAGCGTGGCGCAGTTGCTGCTTTTGGTGCAGATATTTACCAATGGGGATTTCAGGCGGGCTTACAGGCAGCTCAGTATTTAAAAACACACAGCACCGCAGGTTTAAAACTAGAGATGGTGAAGATCCGCAAACGCGTATACAATCCTGCTGTTGCTGCTAAATATCATCTAACTATACCTCCAAATTTTCAGGCTGTTAAATAA
- a CDS encoding tetratricopeptide repeat protein translates to MDTYYNIEEKYLLAVEELKYGETPKSLQLLNEIIANDPLHARAHFQLGKIYYYDLNDYNTAGFHFKTANELEPNFPDVYFHYLHLLQFLQMEKQFEVVRAKAVTVPGVNLASIYLLAGLIDERHKNWTAATDNYRRAFLEVIDSALKQEIEDSLKRISQKVKKSQDISYTVID, encoded by the coding sequence ATGGACACTTACTATAACATCGAAGAGAAATATCTCCTGGCTGTTGAAGAACTGAAATACGGAGAAACCCCCAAAAGTTTGCAATTATTGAATGAGATCATCGCTAATGATCCGTTACACGCACGTGCACACTTTCAACTGGGTAAAATTTATTATTACGATTTAAACGATTACAATACTGCAGGCTTCCACTTTAAAACAGCAAATGAGCTGGAACCTAATTTTCCGGATGTTTATTTCCACTACCTGCACCTGCTGCAGTTTTTACAAATGGAAAAACAGTTTGAAGTGGTACGCGCCAAAGCAGTGACTGTACCGGGTGTAAACCTGGCTTCAATTTATTTACTGGCCGGTTTAATTGACGAGCGCCACAAAAACTGGACTGCCGCAACGGATAACTACCGTCGTGCTTTTTTAGAGGTGATCGACAGCGCCTTGAAGCAAGAAATTGAGGATAGCCTGAAACGTATTAGCCAAAAGGTTAAAAAATCTCAGGATATTTCGTATACGGTTATTGATTAA
- a CDS encoding methionine aminotransferase — MIPVISKLPQTPTTIFSVMSALANEVGAINLSQGFPDYECSPILQKLVQKAMKDGHNQYAPMPGLLSLREEISQKTERLYGAQYNPDTEITITAGGTQAIFTAISAIIHPNDEVIIFEPAYDCYAPTIKLMGGIVKSLELHPPDYRIQWDMVKKLVNNKTRMIILNSPHNPTATILQEDDIKQLNDIVNNRDIIILSDEVYEHLVFDGQQHLSMARYPDLQQRSFIIASFGKLFHTTGWKIGYCMAPAYLMQEFRKIHQFNVFSVNTPMQVAAASYLKDENVYLSLPDFFQQKRDYFREGLKQTRFELLPCSGSYFQSVRYQNIADEKDSDFAIRVTKEIGVAAIPVSAFYSRGTDHQVLRFCFAKRQETLDKAVDRLVKL; from the coding sequence ATGATACCAGTGATTTCAAAACTACCGCAAACGCCCACTACTATATTTTCAGTAATGTCGGCCCTGGCTAATGAGGTTGGCGCTATTAATCTATCTCAGGGATTCCCTGATTACGAGTGCTCGCCTATTCTGCAAAAATTAGTGCAAAAGGCCATGAAAGATGGTCATAATCAATACGCTCCGATGCCCGGACTGCTATCACTTCGCGAAGAGATCAGCCAGAAAACGGAAAGACTTTATGGCGCACAATACAATCCCGATACCGAGATTACCATCACTGCCGGTGGCACACAGGCTATATTTACAGCCATTAGTGCTATTATTCATCCTAATGATGAGGTAATCATTTTCGAGCCTGCTTATGATTGCTACGCCCCTACTATTAAGTTAATGGGGGGCATCGTAAAATCGTTAGAGTTGCATCCGCCTGATTATCGCATTCAATGGGATATGGTGAAAAAGCTGGTGAACAACAAAACGCGGATGATCATCCTTAACTCGCCGCATAACCCAACTGCTACCATTTTGCAGGAAGATGATATTAAGCAACTGAATGACATTGTAAACAACCGCGATATTATTATCCTAAGCGATGAGGTTTACGAGCATCTGGTATTCGACGGTCAACAACATTTAAGCATGGCCCGTTACCCCGATCTACAGCAGCGTAGCTTTATTATCGCATCGTTCGGCAAGCTGTTCCATACCACAGGCTGGAAAATTGGTTATTGTATGGCCCCAGCTTATTTAATGCAGGAGTTCAGGAAGATCCACCAGTTTAACGTGTTTAGTGTGAATACACCGATGCAGGTGGCTGCGGCCTCGTACCTTAAGGACGAAAATGTTTATTTAAGTCTGCCCGATTTCTTTCAACAGAAGCGAGATTACTTTAGAGAGGGATTAAAGCAAACGCGGTTTGAGTTACTGCCTTGCAGTGGTTCGTACTTTCAATCGGTGCGCTACCAAAACATAGCAGATGAGAAAGATAGCGATTTTGCTATACGTGTAACCAAAGAAATTGGCGTGGCTGCCATCCCGGTTTCGGCCTTTTATTCGAGGGGGACAGACCACCAGGTATTGCGCTTTTGTTTTGCAAAAAGGCAAGAAACACTGGATAAAGCCGTTGATAGATTAGTAAAGTTGTAA
- a CDS encoding ABC transporter ATP-binding protein, producing MFEIRDVYKTYNKGQVSEVKALNGINLNIAEKDYLVIVGSNGSGKSTLLNIIAGSVLPTSGSIILDQEDITKLPDHQRSKWLARVFQNPLSGTASGLSIIDNFRLAAIRTQPKGLKIGISDQFVKQVKDKIATLGLGLEDKINQQMGTLSGGQRQALTLLMSVMDHCKVLLLDEPTAALDPRSANIVMETADRIVKEFNLTAILITHNLKDAYTYGNRLIQMGEGQILRDLNGSEKEILQQNHLFEWFS from the coding sequence ATGTTTGAGATAAGGGATGTATATAAAACCTATAATAAGGGGCAGGTAAGCGAAGTGAAAGCCTTAAATGGGATTAACCTCAATATTGCCGAAAAAGATTATCTGGTAATTGTAGGCTCTAACGGCTCGGGTAAATCTACCTTGTTAAATATTATTGCAGGTAGTGTGTTGCCGACTTCAGGTAGTATTATATTGGATCAGGAAGATATTACCAAATTGCCCGATCATCAGCGCAGCAAATGGCTGGCAAGGGTGTTTCAAAATCCACTGAGCGGCACGGCATCAGGATTGAGTATAATAGATAACTTTAGGCTGGCGGCTATCCGTACGCAACCCAAAGGACTTAAAATTGGTATCAGTGACCAGTTTGTAAAACAGGTGAAGGATAAAATAGCCACACTGGGTTTAGGTTTAGAGGATAAGATCAATCAGCAAATGGGAACTTTGTCGGGCGGCCAACGTCAGGCTTTAACGCTGCTAATGAGCGTAATGGACCATTGTAAAGTGCTACTACTGGATGAGCCGACTGCTGCGCTCGACCCAAGGTCAGCCAATATAGTAATGGAGACAGCTGACCGCATTGTAAAGGAATTTAACCTTACAGCAATACTGATTACGCATAATTTAAAAGACGCTTACACATACGGTAACCGCCTGATACAAATGGGAGAGGGACAGATTTTGCGCGATTTAAACGGCTCTGAGAAGGAAATACTCCAACAAAATCATTTATTTGAGTGGTTTAGTTGA
- a CDS encoding c-type cytochrome, with the protein MTVYFRSLLLIAFCFLAIGSYAQQHKKTAAKKPAASLSSSIAAGQKVYMQYCVSCHQVDGGGVQHMNPPLIKTTYVLGDKSKIIKIVLHGFSEDVDINGDSYSNTMPSFDMLKDQEIADVLTYVRNSFTNKASAVKVSEVTALRGKK; encoded by the coding sequence ATGACCGTTTATTTCAGATCATTGCTGCTGATAGCCTTCTGCTTTTTAGCTATCGGCAGTTATGCCCAACAACATAAAAAAACTGCAGCTAAGAAACCTGCTGCAAGTTTAAGTTCGTCGATTGCTGCCGGGCAAAAAGTTTACATGCAATATTGCGTATCATGCCATCAGGTTGATGGCGGCGGTGTACAGCACATGAACCCACCGTTGATTAAAACCACTTACGTATTAGGTGACAAGAGCAAGATCATCAAAATTGTGCTGCATGGCTTTAGCGAGGATGTGGACATTAATGGTGATAGCTACTCTAACACCATGCCATCTTTCGATATGCTGAAAGATCAGGAAATTGCTGATGTATTAACCTACGTTCGTAACAGCTTTACTAATAAAGCAAGTGCAGTTAAGGTTAGTGAGGTTACTGCTTTAAGAGGGAAAAAGTAG